The DNA sequence GAAGTTGGTTTGAGTCTTGTTTTCGTCATGTTTGACAAGACGAAATCGCATACACAGCCGTATAGTTGttgattgagaaaaatatttgatgcCTTAATGTTTCCATGGACAAGCATCCCAccaaattttttatgtatttcaGCAATGCCCTTCGCTGCACCAATGGCAATTTTTACTCTGGTTTCCAATCTACATTTGCCGTTTGGCCTGTGAAACATGATACGATACATAAGATACGAGACACAAGGAACATAGAACAAATCGAGCTAACTTGATAAAACTGAActagaaaatgaatattaacaATACGCCACATCCGAAGAGGAGAGCGCTACACACAGCAAACTAAACATGCAAGCACAATAAACTCACTCaatgcagcatcaaaactaagaagcaaatacaacaaaaaatttaaaccctTCAATAAGGAGCaaggaaattaaatttgagttgAACCTATGGAGTTTTAACATACCATGTAACAACGAATGCACACTGTCGTTACTGTAATAATCAGAAGAATAATAAGCTCTTAACGCGACCACATTTTCGTGCCTAACATCTCCAAGAATCTCCATGATCCACCTGAAATCCAGTTCAGAGATACGCTCTGACTCGAGCCTCTTCACCACAAATCTTGGCTGATCATCGATCATAGCCACGTACGCACTTCCAAAGGTTCCGGCCCCAAGCAACTTCACAGAAGCCAAGGCTGCATCTTCGACATCAACCAGAACCAGCTTGTGTGATCTTGAAATTTCGAAGCTCGGATCGCCAAAGGAGAAGACAGATACGAAGCACCGGAGAGGGTGCTGGAAGATCGATGGCAGAGTTCCCATATCTGCTGCTTCTTCATAGCAGCAGCCACCAGCCTCTCCCAGTTATCATAAATTGATTATGTTATGTGCTTTGAAGCCAATGGATTCCATTGTTTGatatagaaattgaaaaaattgatgttATGAAATGACAAATTAGATGATGCCAATGTCATTGGCTCGTTTCAATTTAAAAGTGAACATGCCAATAAAGTTGGTGTCTTTCAATACTGGTATTGAAAGACGTCTTTTCTACAGCTGTCGTTACTTACGAATACGCCAATATGATTGACATGTTACTCGTGTTGCATAAATATGAACACATTATTATGCATCTTATTACTGAAATCCATGTAGTACTTACCAATGATAACACAGCATATCCCATAGCGCGGCCCATAGAGCTGAACGAGATTGTAAAAACGACAGAAACTTTCAACCAGCTATGTTCATAGGGCAAGGAACCATGGGTCGAGTATTTAGAGCGTGGATCGATGAGCACACCCTCATTGCTTCGAATCCTGGGTCTGGAATGGCTGTTGCAGTAAGGGATTTCGTGCAACGCCGGGATTGGTTGGTAGGTTTGTGTTTCCGAAGATTACTTTCTTAGTATTAGCAACCTTTTGAGCTATGTTACTAATCATAAATGACTTgtgtagaaaaaaattgattatttggtGCAACTTAGTCATCCGAACTTGGTCAGCTTTGTCGGCTACTGCACGGAGGAAAACAGCATGATGTTGGTTTTCGAGTTCATGCCCAATGGAAGCTTGAGGGATCACTTGTTCACAAGTAACTTGCATTCAAATACATGAACTTTGAGTTGTTTTTGGTTTTGCTCGCGTGCTTAAAATATACGAACTGTACTCGTTTTCACTTGAACTCTTAAACTTGTCTTAGTTTAAgagttgaattttttggttcaGTTTAAAGCATAGAATCTGCAGAAAAGTTGGGCTTGCTCTTTCTTCGTTCGAGCTGTGAAAGCAATGCTGCTAACCAAGATAGACTGATTGAAGTTGGTTTGTATTTGCTGCTTTGAGATTATTGTTGAGATTATGTAGAAGCTTTCAACTCTGGTCCGTTATTGCCACGGCTAATCTCTCCAATTTGGATTGCTTTTTTGTCCAATAATTCAGGTTATCATATTATATGATTCTGGAATGTGCATGTGCGTttcgaaatttattttgaacgATATATCTAAATTGTtatcttaaaaaaatgatatttgattatctatgtttaatactccctctgtgaAGGTGTTAAAAGaggaattttaaaaaatataatcgaaagttagtgaaataaggTTAGTGGATGATGGGgtttaatttttggaaaaagataaattaacaaaaattgtatatacaataTACCCTTTAATTTTGGTTCTATCTTTTaggatataattttatgactaatttaTCCTTATTTAATGTTCGTTATTTTTAACTCTATTAGTTTAGAAACgtagggatgtaatcaattgctaactaattaccaatcccaaattgagaccaatttttaaccattagattagaagatcttgtggttaatataatgtcaagtgtaatatattttaaatttaaataattattaattaaattaaaagggtattaatgtcaaatcctatatgtagtaattataactaactactttctctctcctcaaaatcatcttaaatctttaaatttacgtaactttctcaatttaaattatttttatcgcaaaaatatatcaaattaaagataatttaataaggattccaacgagatctcaattgcatatgttccgacgatgttcgggtgatgaaatttgataaattatatttcaattttcgtatatgttgataaacagaaattattttcaacaaatgcaacaaaaaaatctcaatatattgtatacaaaatctcaatattatacatgtccaatctcaataaaaatgtgttgatattttcttgtccttgtgttgatattctaatgtcatattgttgatatttgtaatacacaatgttgatataaaaaaacactcacgaaaattatcatatgataacataatgacgatattactcttttgttgatattttgtctactatttattgagattttgtaaGCTTTAGacgataaaatattaaatatatatacatgtagtcACTTTTTAAGAATTactcaataataaattagttgaacgtgaatgactattattatttcaatttaatatttattattattatttttattattattattattattattattagtattattattattgctaTTATAGATAAGTAAACCGacttaattatcataaattggTTGGATGATAGTACAAGAAATTAAGTACTTAGTATATATActatagttatttttataatttacaatttaagaGTCATTcgatttgaatgatattatcattttaatttatatttgatcatACTCTATATAAGTAGtcattttgttaatatttattttttactattttatattcatttcaaaattttgagtaaTGATATACAATACTCAAAGAAATCgatgatatttaattagttggatGAGATACTAATcaattaagtatatttacaaatagttatttttataatttatgtaatttttattacacaatgaaatagtttgtttttaataactattattgttttagtttaactttttattactgattaatcaaaataataattttcaacTAGTTGGACGGTAatgctaaaaattaaaatgaaggGTGTTTATAGTAGTAGAAATTAAGTACATATACAAGTAGTTgcatttgtatttataatttttagaatttttcaatCATGAAATAGTTCgatgcaaataaaaattatttaaattattttttaaatatcatgtcaattttaatttcattgcatgattttttattctggATGTTGAGAATACAATGAAATCAActtaatggtaattaatttttttttcatggttttgagtcaaaatattgattatacaaaaaaaacacGATTAAATGATCATCGATTAGTTTGATGACAATACTaacaaattaagtaaatataCGTGTggttgttttataatttacattttcaaaatttactaataaGAGTATTAAAATTGTTGGATATAAATGACTGTTATTtgttaatattcatttttttactattttatattcattccATAATTTTCGAGTAAAGATATACAATACTCAAATAAATCGATGGAATGATATTTAGTTAGTTGGATGgtaatactaattaattaaatatattacgatttatttttataatttgtaatttttactACGTCAATGAAATAGTTTGTTTTGaataactattattaattttgtttatttttttattattgattaatcataataataattttcaagTAGTTGGATTGTAatactaaatataaaaataataatatttaatcaattggATAACaatactacaaatttaaatacattatgcgacttttttctattgactactaacattttatatgtCAATTTATTCATTAGATTTGATTGCATAAGGTACACGTATTTGAATGTTgagaaaatagaagaaatttaatattcttcAAATACTTGcccaatatttataaaattgcaTGGTGAAGAACGTggtaaatttatctttttaattttgatttagcTATAATTATGTGGCTTTATAATAGATTGAATTATCTTTAGTAAATGTGCAGTTATTAAACTTAGAAACTCAACCTTCcataaatagttataaaagGGTAAATATGTAATGTATTAACTATTGTGAAGGTAAAATACCTAAAACgttcaattttgtatatacaatttttgttaatttatcacttcccttaatttttatagtaaaatatgagatggGATAAAG is a window from the Salvia hispanica cultivar TCC Black 2014 chromosome 1, UniMelb_Shisp_WGS_1.0, whole genome shotgun sequence genome containing:
- the LOC125197365 gene encoding probable serine/threonine-protein kinase PBL10, yielding MGRVFRAWIDEHTLIASNPGSGMAVAVRDFVQRRDWLKKIDYLVQLSHPNLVSFVGYCTEENSMMLVFEFMPNGSLRDHLFTNPQLHVVSELPVVLLPPQRVDFPERLGGDELDL